GACAACGACGTGGCACCCGCAGAACGAACAGCGGGCCTCGCAGAACGGCAAATGCACGTAGAGCGACAGCGACCCCGTGGGATCTTGAGCGGCGGCCTCGAGGTGCGATTCGTACTCGACGGGACCGAAGTCGGTGGAGAATTCCACGGCCGTCGGATACGACGTGTACCGGGGACCCGGCTTGTCGTAGCGTGCCAGAAGATCCGGGGTCAGTGAGACACTCATGCCACTCCCCGGACTGCCGCAACCATCGCCGCGACGTTCTCGACGGGCGTGGCATGGTGGATCCCGTGTCCCAGGTTGAACACATGTCCCGGTCGCCCACCGACGGCCTCCAGGATCTCGGTGACCGCGAACTGGACAGTGGCGGGATCGGTGAGCAGAACGGCCGGGTCGAGGTTCCCCTGTATCGCGGCAGCGGAGCCGATACGGTCCCACGCTTCGTCGATCGGGACTCGCCAGTCGACCCCGTAGCCGGTGGCACCGACTCCGGAGAACAGATCCAGGTTGTGCGCGGCGTGGGGTGCGAAGTAGATCGTCGGCACCCCCAGATCGGCGAGCGCCAGCCTCGCTGCCGGAACGGCAAAGCGGGCGAAGCGACTTCGCGACAGTGCGCCGGCCCACGAGTCGAACAGTTGAACGGCTTGCGCGCCTGCCGACACCTGCATACGAAGGTAGGCATTCATCGCCCTTCCGAGACCGGCCAGGGCGCGCTCGGACCCCTCTGGCTTCTGCTCGAGGGCCGATCGCATACC
The nucleotide sequence above comes from Gammaproteobacteria bacterium. Encoded proteins:
- the hemE gene encoding uroporphyrinogen decarboxylase, giving the protein MRLLDALAHVSLDRPPIWFMRQAGRYLPEYQELRSRFSFQQAVHDPELAAEITMQPVRRFSLDAAIVFSDIMTPLEGMGVAATFDPGPKLRPHGIEEVEELPELDAAAVDFVGEAISLARAGLDDATAIIGFAGGPVTLLAYLIEGQGSKDFLGMRSALEQKPEGSERALAGLGRAMNAYLRMQVSAGAQAVQLFDSWAGALSRSRFARFAVPAARLALADLGVPTIYFAPHAAHNLDLFSGVGATGYGVDWRVPIDEAWDRIGSAAAIQGNLDPAVLLTDPATVQFAVTEILEAVGGRPGHVFNLGHGIHHATPVENVAAMVAAVRGVA